The Babylonia areolata isolate BAREFJ2019XMU chromosome 24, ASM4173473v1, whole genome shotgun sequence genomic interval ctactactactactactactaatcaccatcatcatcataaacaaaaaaacgtttttaCCTttcccaataataataataataatagtaagaagaagaagaagaagaagaagaagaagaatgaatgaatgaatgaatgaatgatgataataacagtaccaaatatttattcatataactctgaatcttgtgcagagacaaatcaaagcggttACGTACCAGTCATTCAAAGGCTTGCATAACTCTTAATTCACgcagatgaaaacaaacaaacaaacaacaagaacaacaaaacaacataaatacatatgaagagaaagctggagaaactaaagaccagGTTGTAGGTGAGggtgagtggggttggggggaattTTGTTAAGAGTTCGGTTTTTGAGGAGCAAGAGTGCGTCCTCAGCCACCCTTGTTGTCCTGTTCAGCATGCTGGGTTAGAGTTACGTTCAAGGTCCAAAGGCCTTTTACGGCCTATcaggggcagtgaatccacaaCCAGCACTGTGTGTCCGCCTCGGCACAGAAAGGTATGACGCCCAATTCTTCTCTTTCGTCAAGTCTGAAGACAAATTCATGTACACTGCGTCGTTCAGACATtcctcttcgttcatgggctgcaagccccacgttcactcgtatgtacacgagtgtgcttttacgtgcatgaccgtttttacccagtcCTGTAGGCAGCCAattcgttttcaggggtgtgcttgatgggtatgttcttgtttccttaacccaccgaatgcagacatggattacaggatttttaacgtgcgtattcatcttatgcttgcgtatacacacgaagtgggttcaggcacaagcaggtttgcacatacgttgacctgggagatcttaaCCCACGAGGccctgttaccgagattcgaacccgggaccctcagattgaaagtccaacgctttaaccactcggcgattgcgACCGTCGTTTCAGAcagtaaaaatgaatgaatgaatgaatgaatgcatgcttgcttgcttggttgttTGCTTGGTTGTTGATTGATTGACAAGTGTATCATATCCCCCTACAGCTCAGCGTTTTCGGAGGGACGGCTTGGCGCTGGCACGAGGGCAGGGGACAGTACTACTACACCGCCTTCATCCCGGAACAACCCGACCTCAACTACCGTAATCATCTTGTTGTCCAAGAGATGAACGTAGGTATTGACCATCATCAACATgggctgttttcttcttcttccttttttacaACAGCTTACAATTCTTTGAGTGTTAAGAACTATCTCAATCTTTGCTCAACCCCCTTGGCTCAGGAAAATTCTAAGAGGAAGACTTATGATCATGTATTATACTTGAGAATATCCAGTACTTCGTTAAACCCATTTGACCAAGGGCAATTCCAAGGAACACTTAAATTAGGAAAATCAACGCTAAGTTTGCTTTACGTTAGGAATTTCCCCATGAAAATTATggaatagtaacaatgataataatgatgataaacaacaacacaaaaacctaaaaacgacaacaataatgatgatgatgatgacgatgatgataataataataatgataataataataataataataataataataataataataataatattctcttcatcatcctcctcctcctcctcatcatcatcgtcatcatcatcatcatcatcgtcattattattattcttattattgttgttgttgttattatcatcgttgttgttattgttgctgtcgtcgtcgtcgtcgtcgtcatcatcatcatcatcatcattattattattattattattattattattcattgtaatttttttttaaatgatgatgatgacaatactgctactactaatataatattgatgataataataataataataataataataagaagaagtagtagtagtagtagtcgtgttcTTCGTTTTGCAGAAGGTGGTGAGGTTCTGGCTGGAGCGCGGGGTGGACGGGTTACGGGTGGATGCCGTCGAGCAGCTGTTTGAGGCAGAACATCTGCAGGACGAACCCCGCTCCCACCAGCCTGGCGTGCCGCCTGTGAGTGTGTTGGGCTTGGGTTCCACCCTCATGCCTGTTGACAGTGTTGGGGGATTTGAACccctgttggtctctctctctctcgctctctctggtgTGTCTCTTGTCACTGCCTTTTCTATCCCCCTCctcagtttttgtctgtttgggAGGTCGTTcgtttttatgtatatatatatatattttttttttttctttctaccaaCATCTACCTGAAAatttagtcatcagccccatccacatgtaatatgctgcttctgttcaaatgtgtgtgtgtgtgtgtgtgtgtgtgtgtgtgtgtgtgtgtgtgtgtgtgagagagagagagagtgtgtgtgtgtgcgtgcgtgcatgcatgtgtgtgtgtgcgcagtgcgtgcatgtgtgagtatgcacaagtttttgtattgatattcaatgtttgtgtatgattttcgatttatgttcgtactttcttacattcacacgcacacaaacacaaacacagaaaaaacacaaatacacagaaacacacaggcacacagacacagacacagacacagaaacacacagacagacagacagacacacgcgcacgcacacacacacacacacatacacacacacacacacacacacacacacacacacacacacacacacacagaatgggtgtaggtggtggtaaaggggcagagagaaaaagaaagataatatacagcgcgcgtgcgtttgtggtgtttgtgtgtctgtgtgtgtgtgtttctctctctctctctctctttctttatgcgTGAAAAGTGATCTTTGACTtcccacacagtttcagtttgaataCCTGCAGCACATATACACCAGGGGTCAGCCGGAGATCGGAGACTTGGTGCGTGGATGGAAAGCCATCATGGACGAAGTGGAAAGAAAAGACGGACAACCCAGGTAACTCGCTTTTAACATGTTTTATActccccgaaaaaggagtatggctgcctgcatggcgaggtaaaaaaacaCATCCATGCACGTAATATAATCatatgtacataccagtgaacgagGGAGTTCTATCCCACAAcacgcagaaggagaagaggaagaagaagaaaaagacgatgacgacgaagaagaagaagaaatgaagaagaagcagaagaagaagatgatgatgatgaagatgaatgtTTTGGATTGAACGTATTCCTGTGGACTGTGGTGATGTATCTCTTATGTATTATCATTTAGAATTGTTTCATCTGTCTTGATTTCAGCAGAGGTGACGAAGGATGCTTTTTAGGTCATCAAACAGGACAATAAAGACTtgcagtagcagttgttgttattAATTTCAGCTTTTAAATGTgatttgttggttttgttcatCTGATTGAGGAAACAATTTTGACTATGCTGTATGACTTGACAAATTTgcacaacgaaagaaagaaacaaacgtcaaagaaagaaaaaaaaagaaatgtttgtatTTTTAGCGATAAATAGTTTCGATTTCATAAGTGGAGGATTAACTATGTGAGCCACGCATTCTATGTTATTtagttttggttggttgttttgtaaGTGATATTCATGTGGGTAACATATGTGCTGCGGATGGGAAAACATTAGCAACGGCTTTAGGAGATGTGAAAACACTTACGTTACGTTCCGTTTTGTTTGCCTGCGCTTGTtaatgttttggtgtgttttctgtcttttgtttttgctgcGGTTTTAAGATGTTCTTGGTAAAAGAGAAGGCAGCATAGCAGAATGGAGTGGGCGTTGGACTTCCGGGTACAGTATGCACCAGATACAAGGAGGGTTCTGGGGCCCGTTTTGGCCAGGAGGTGTTGCGTCCTCAGGGAAGACggtttattctgtttttttcttcactccacccagaagcgtcctgtgcgtgcctgcacccatcgtgaacacagcgcaggcctccaagggtggtgcaggattgtttcaagggcgggtggagacagtcattctctgggtcctccccagcacctacgggtatttctctttcttttcagcgGAAGGAGATGACTGGGCCCTGccggccctgccttcctatgccgagtcatAGACACAGTGAACATGGAATCATTGCCCCTGTGGCTGTAAATGACTGTGGGACTTATAACCCGAAGCTGACGTTTCTTTCCATGGCGTCTCTCTACCATGCAGGTTCATGGTGGTAGAGACCTATGACCTCCCGGAGACACGGAACCGTTTCTATGACTACGGCAGCAACCCGTTCAACCATGACATGGTGGACGAGCTCAAGGCTCCACTCTCGGGGACCAGCATCAGGGCACTCATCCAGAAGGAATATGACAACCTTCCTGAACATGGCTGGCCAACTTTTGTGGTGTGTAACTCAAAGTGAAAGTGGATAAGTATGCAACtgaaaataaaagatatatatatatatatatatataccatacatataatgcgtgtgtgtgtgtgtgtgtgtgtgtgtgtgaatatgtatatatatatatatatatatatatatatatatagagagagagagagagagagagagagagatgtacacatacacacacaatatatatatgtatattatatatacatatatacatacatatatttatttatttatctatgtgtgtatagataggtagatagatagatagataaagagagagagagagagtataaactGTTTTGCAAAATATTTTCCATGCAACTCCAAGCGTACAAACAGTTGAATGTTCGAAGCGAATTCAGCACTGCTTGTACTGACGTCTGGTACTGAAAAATGCACATGCTGCCTGCAGCTTAATGTTGACTAACTTATTCATTCATGCAGTTTCACAATCAAAACGTTATAAGTTTGAAACTTAATTTCATGCTTTCATCCCTTTTAGGGGTATGGCGAATATagatataagaaaaacaacaacaaaaaacaagcaaataaaagacTGCACCAAACTTAACGATTGTCAGTGTATTATAAGCGGAGATAGCTATGTTGTTTGTTGTAAGTAGTATTATATTGTCGTTGTAAATGTGGCTTAAATATCagtgtactacagcgccacccatttttttgtattttttcctgcgtgcacttttatttgtttttcctatcgaagtggattttctacagaattttgccaagaagaacccttttgttgctttgggttcttttacgtgcgctgagtgcatgctgcacacgggacctcgatttatcgtccagaccaccactcaaggtctagtggtgggggagaaaatatcggcggctgagccgtgattcgaaccagcgcgctcagattctctcgcttcctaggcggacgcgttacctccaggccatcactccacaaattcAACTTGTTCAAACATTTCCTCCCACATCGACACAAACTCCAACCCCTGTCCTCGCAGATCGGGAACCACGACAGAGAGCGGGTGAGCAGCAAGTTCGGGGAGCAGTACAGCGATGCCCTCAACATGCTGCTGCTGACCCTCAGGGGAACCCCCTGCACCTACTACGGGGAGGAGTTGGCCATGGGGTCTATTGAGGTCACCTTTGAGCAGACCCAAGACCCGTGGGGCAGGAATTATGGATCCGTGAGTCTTGTATAGGGTGGTTGGGTCGGTCAGTTATGGTTGGTTCGTtactgtttcgtttgtttgtccgTGGTGGTGGCGATAATtgatgtagtagcagtagtagtagtaaatgttgttgttggtggtggtggcggtggtggtggtggtgactgtcttgtcgttgttgttattattgatagtggtggtggtggcattagtagtgatggtgttgttagttgatgatgatggtggtgaggacgatgagatgatgatgatgatggtggtggtggtgaggaggatgtgatgatgatgatggtggtggtgaggacgatgtgatgatgatgatggtggtgaggaggatgtgatgatgatgatggtggtgaggacgatgtgatgatgatgatggtggtggtgaggacgatgtgatgatgatgatgatggtggtgaggacgatgtaatgatgtgatgatgatgatgatggtggtgaggacgatgtgatgatgatgatgatggtcgtgagGACGATGTGATGatatgacgatggtggtggtggtgaggacgatgtgatgatgatgatggtgatgatggtggtgaagacgatgtgatgatgatgatgatggtggtgaggacgatgtgatgatgatgatggtggtgaggacgatgtgatgatgatgatgatggtggtgaggacgatgtgatgatgatgatgacggtagtgAGGAcgatgtgacgatgatgatgatgacggtagtgaggacgatgtgatgatgatgatggtgatggtggtgaggacgatgtgatgatgatgatgatggtgatgatgatgatgatgattatgatgatgatggtggtggtgaggacgatgtgatgatgatgatggtggtggtcaagatgatgatgctgatgctgatgatgaagacaacgacaACGCCGATGATGATGCTGTAGGAGCGGTACCGGGAGTTTTCACGGGACCCCTGTCGATCCCCCATGCAGTGGGACAGCAGCAAGCACGCCGGGTTCACTACGGGGTCGTCGCCATGGTTACCAGTGCATCCCGACCACACCATGCGCAATGTCAAGGTCAGTTGTTGGTTGTGGATCGgcaggatttttttaaatttattttttttataagtttGCGGAGTCTTCTTcaaggtacacagacacagacgcacacgcacgcactcacacacatgaatacacccacacgcacacacacacacacacacacacacacacacacacacacacacacacacacagcgtgcgcgcgcgcggactaTTATATATACATGAGCTGGGAACAACTGTCCTGTTTTGCAGACCATCAGTGGCGTCACTAGACACAGGAGACAGGGGTTTGGGTAGACTGTAttatattggattggattggattggattggatagCTGTGCACCTGCCCTAACGTATACCACAACTGTGCCACCAATCCACCCCAtaccacccctcccaacccatcacaactttaaaaaaaaattttgtttttactctgcgtgtgtgtgtgtgtgtgtgtgtgtgtgtgtgtgtgtatgcgcgcgcgcgcttgggtatgtgtgtgttcgtgcgtgtgtgtgtgtgtgtgtgtgtgagtgtgtgtgtatgtgtgtgtgcgtgtgtatgtgtgtgtgtgtgtgtgtacgtttgtgtgtgtgtgtgtgtgtgtgtgtgtgtgtgtgtgtgtgtgtgcgtgtgtgagtatgtgtgtgtgtgagtgtgcgcgtttgtgtgttgtgcTCAATGTTTTTGtgctgtagtttgttttttttcagtctgataagtgcacatgtgtatgtgcatgcatttaATGCCTGACCAAGTGCCTTGTATTTTGCGGCTTGTCAGacttctgcttagcagatgtggtgcagcgtacaatgacgcaatgatgcctccttgaaaaaaagGAACTGAAAACCTTGTGGTAACGTATCTCCTtaagaaacgagagaatctgagggtacgGAATTGAACCACCACTCGCCATAATGTTCTTCCCATGCAcgaaaccttgagtggtggtatagacgctagtcattcaaatgatcCGATGAACCGAAGTCTCGAGTATAGCATGCACCAAGCGCACGtgacagaacccacggcaacaaaagggttgtctctgacaaaattatgtggCAAGATTCAGTTTCggttgtaaaacaaatacacttgcagagagaaagaacagggaAGAAacgtgggtggcgctgtactgtggcgacgcgctctccccagcggagagcagtccaaatttcacactgacaaatctgttgtgacaacaacaacaacaacaaaaaaaatcaaccaaccaaacaaaaaaacaacaaccgtaatgcaatgcagtgcaatgaatacagcacagcacaacgccacacccacaccacaccacaccacaccacagcaagaGTACGAGTACGCTTCATAAGAGTTGATGGTTTGTGCTcactgtttttattattttattttattttattttattttattatttttagtaCGTTTTATTGAGGTACTGAACTGTCCTTGAGCGAATGATAAACTTCGtttattaaaatatatatatatatatatagaaaaaacaaacaaaatatcacgCAGACTCAGCGGGACAGCCCCCAACAGACCCCAGTCCAACTCTATTCCGCCCTCGCCTCACTCAGACAGCGCCCCGCCTTCCAGAGAGGtcgccttctcttctctctcactgaccACAACGTCCTCTCCTACGTCAGAGAACTCCCCGTCTccagccccaccacccaccaccacgaccaccaccagcaAAACAAAGGCGCCGACGCGGAGAAGAAAGTTGATGGTGACCGcggcgaggaggaagaagacgaaaaagagcGCTACCTGGTGGTCCTCAATTTCGGGCCCCAGAGCAGCAAGAACGATTATTCAGGCAGCCCCGTAAATTGCGGGAAGGGTGTGGTCGTGGCAGCCACGTGCGGTGCTGTGATGGGCGGCgggagcgggggcgggggcggggacgggTGTGGTGCAGTGGTCAAGGGCTTGGAGATGTCTCTCCAGGAGTTAGAGCTCGCTTCTGGGGATGGGATCGTGTTTAAgttggtgtgaaaaaaaaaaagaagaaaaaaagagatgaagaaattggctgttggtgatagagagagagagagagagaggggggggggggggcggggggagagagggggggaatgcaaagagtgtgagaggggggttggcctggggggggagggaagggggagggggcgagagagagagagaagggggggaggggaagaggagaaagagagtgggggggaggagagagaggggggtgttagagatagagagatgggggtaagaaagagagggagggggcagagtggatgagaagaggagaaagagagtgagggggagtgggggagcaagaagagagaggggggtgatgaaaagagacagatagagagagggtaaaagaagggggggagagggagggaggaaaagaaaaccCCAATGAAATTCGCTTCGAAGttcgaggggaaaaaaatcagcatAATCGctcttcatggtttttttttttgattgtttgttttccaaATACAGCTGTTAGTCGTGATGACGAGAACATCTCGATAATGATGACTATCTtgataacaatgacgacaacgacgatgtcaataatggtacttatattcGATACAATGTGCAAAAGATTCACAATcgctttatttttattattattatttatttttttggtcttCTAATCCCtgatgttttatttctttgtttttatcgcCAGGGAATGTCATATAACTTTGTAGATGATTCATGATAATTATGTCATTGTCTATTATAATCACACGTTTGGGAAAGAAATTACTTGATGTTATTCGTATTGACTTACTTCATTCCTTTGCTGTTTGACTGTTTGTGTAATTTTGTGACTTCCTAAAATGGCTTGGTTATGTAATGTCCTTCCTGCATGATCTCATGGTTACGGGCTCTTTTGTACATATTAAAAGTCCAGTATgcttatcacgtgtgtgtgtgtgtgtgtgtgtgtgtgtgtgtgtgtgtgtgtgtgtgtgtgtgtgtgtgttttgttgtgtgtgtgtgtgtgtgtgtgtgtgtgtgacagagagagagagagagagagagagagagagacagacagacagacagatagagagagagaacactgaacactgcaatgtttaatgtcattcgctgtaaagctctagtgacataagcTTAGTAGGTacagatcagaacaaaatggtgcaaaacagataaaatggaacagaaaggaaaaacatgatTGAAGGAAAATAAACTtgtaagggataagcgacactttggcactttgtcattagcttaaaacatccatgtggtggtggtggtgtgtgtgtgtgtattgggggttgggggggtactgtgctttttccccccagtcgttcgtctcaaGGTTTTGGACAGCACACAGGGAACAAAGTATATTATAATCAACatgataattatttaagcatgtgacttCGACACTCATCATATCAAtatgaacacatcataaaaatacacattgtcgaaattgaccatccaagtgtgtgtgtgcgtgtgtgtatgtatgcacgtgtgtgtgtctgtgtgtgtgtgtggtttttcattTATAAAAGAATCATTGCGTTCAGTTACTCCTAACATGTGGAggagctgctgctgctctgtgacGTAAAATCAAGAAAACAAGGTGTGTTGTACACAGAATAAtagtgtataaacacacacataacatgatgTAAATAAGGTGTGAcgtaacatacatgcacacggacAATTTCAGAGAATGAAATCACTTCACCAACCCAAGggggcgtcacttcgttcggatcAATATTCTCATAGGCAACActacatctgctcagcagatacctgaccagcagcataacccaacgtactCAGTCAGGCGttgaggatgaaaaaaaaaacagaagcagaaacaacTCAATTGATATATAATCAAAGCACATAgataatgaatgaaataaaaagcaggagggagaaagaaagatcaaTAGATATATGAAATGATGACACTAAATAATTAAACggttaagcaaataaatgtaaataaacataaagaccagacacacacacacgcacgcacgcacgcacacccacatacacaaacacgcacgcacacacacacacacacacacacacgcatgcacacacacattcacacacaagaaAGGCAGTGCAGTCCCAGAAAAGCCTATGACGTcatatgacttcttttttttttttttttttttttttgtagctctgcaagcgacgaaaggttcCCGACGAAAGCGTCTGCACTATCTCCCTAATGAaatctccaggaggcgtcacttcgttcggactgatccatatacgctacaccacatctgctaaccaGATGCCTAACCCAGCGTACTAGGTCAGGTCTTGAGGGGGAAAGATAATaatgaagcagaaaaaaaatataaagggaTGCATagttaaatcaatgaataaataaatattcgaattaaagaaaaaagaaaacacacgttcacgcgcgcacgcacgcacgcacgcacacacacacacacacgctctctctctctctctctctctctctctctctctctcacacacacactattcactcACTCAGAGACCCGTACACCAGTGAAACGATTCAATCTGTCAGAGTGGCTTCGTCATTTCCTGTAACCCCCGCAGGGTGGATGTTACTTCCCCGTCTGGCTTCACCACGAAGCAATTACCATCGTCTGGTGGGGTCACGGCCCATTGGgtcatccacagacagacagacagat includes:
- the LOC143298778 gene encoding maltase 2-like isoform X1 is translated as MATEKELEWWKTCIIYQLYPRSFCDSNGDGIGDLKGVTSKLDYLEYLKVGAIWFNPFFPSPMKDFGYDVSEYCDIDPIFGSLDDFDDLVTQAHKRGLKIIVDLVANHTSDQHPWFQKSCLRQPPYDDYYIWRDGKRDEEGKPVPPNNWLSVFGGTAWRWHEGRGQYYYTAFIPEQPDLNYRNHLVVQEMNKVVRFWLERGVDGLRVDAVEQLFEAEHLQDEPRSHQPGVPPFQFEYLQHIYTRGQPEIGDLVRGWKAIMDEVERKDGQPRFMVVETYDLPETRNRFYDYGSNPFNHDMVDELKAPLSGTSIRALIQKEYDNLPEHGWPTFVIGNHDRERVSSKFGEQYSDALNMLLLTLRGTPCTYYGEELAMGSIEVTFEQTQDPWGRNYGSERYREFSRDPCRSPMQWDSSKHAGFTTGSSPWLPVHPDHTMRNVKTQRDSPQQTPVQLYSALASLRQRPAFQRGRLLFSLTDHNVLSYVRELPVSSPTTHHHDHHQQNKGADAEKKVDGDRGEEEEDEKERYLVVLNFGPQSSKNDYSGSPVNCGKGVVVAATCGAVMGGGSGGGGGDGCGAVVKGLEMSLQELELASGDGIVFKLV
- the LOC143298778 gene encoding maltase 2-like isoform X2, which translates into the protein MATEKELEWWKTCIIYQLYPRSFCDSNGDGIGDLKGVTSKLDYLEYLKVGAIWFNPFFPSPMKDFGYDVSEYCDIDPIFGSLDDFDDLVTQAHKRGLKIIVDLVANHTSDQHPWFQKSCLRQPPYDDYYIWRDGKRDEEGKPVPPNNWLSVFGGTAWRWHEGRGQYYYTAFIPEQPDLNYRNHLVVQEMNKVVRFWLERGVDGLRVDAVEQLFEAEHLQDEPRSHQPGVPPFQFEYLQHIYTRGQPEIGDLVRGWKAIMDEVERKDGQPRFMVVETYDLPETRNRFYDYGSNPFNHDMVDELKAPLSGTSIRALIQKEYDNLPEHGWPTFVIGNHDRERVSSKFGEQYSDALNMLLLTLRGTPCTYYGEELAMGSIEVTFEQTQDPWGRNYGSMMMLMLMMKTTTTPMMML